One genomic segment of Candidatus Thermoplasmatota archaeon includes these proteins:
- the pth2 gene encoding peptidyl-tRNA hydrolase Pth2 produces the protein MEHKLVVAVRDDLKLSGGKMAVQVAHAAVKCSLDCRKENKRWFSRWMKEGQKKVVVRARDLRELRDLERKASRLKITVALIEDAGLTEIPPGTATCLGMGPAPDSIIDQVTGRLDLW, from the coding sequence ATGGAACACAAGCTCGTCGTTGCGGTGAGAGATGACCTCAAGCTCTCTGGGGGGAAGATGGCTGTTCAGGTCGCCCACGCAGCGGTCAAGTGTTCGCTCGACTGTCGGAAGGAGAACAAGAGATGGTTCTCTCGATGGATGAAGGAGGGCCAGAAAAAGGTCGTGGTCAGGGCAAGGGACCTCCGTGAGCTCCGCGATCTGGAAAGAAAGGCCTCACGACTGAAGATCACGGTCGCGCTGATCGAGGATGCAGGCCTGACGGAGATCCCTCCTGGAACCGCGACGTGTCTCGGGATGGGTCCAGCCCCTGATTCCATAATCGACCAGGTCACCGGACGCCTGGACTTGTGGTAG